From Mycolicibacterium nivoides, a single genomic window includes:
- the pks2 gene encoding sulfolipid-1 biosynthesis phthioceranic/hydroxyphthioceranic acid synthase has product MACRLPNGIDSPAKLWDALLRGDDLVTEVPLDRWDAEEFYDPEAGVAGRSVSKWGGFLDDIGGFDADFFGIGEREAIALDPQQRLLLETSWEAIEHGGIDPATLAGSLTGVFVGMTGADYQLVAADAQALDGPYGFTGSNFSMASGRIAYALGATGPAYTVDSACSSGLLAVHNACRSLHDGESDLALAGGVNVVLEPRKMASGSAQGMLSPTGRCHAFDVDADGFVSGEAVGMVLLKRLPDALRDGDRVLAVIRGTAANQDGRTVNIATPSRDAQVAVYQAALAAGATDPATIGMVEAHGTGTPVGDPIEYAGLAHVYGTDGPCALGSAKTNFGHTQSASGTVSLIKAVLALQEAVVPQSLHFNRLPDQMAEIDTNLFVPQANVPWPAPAGHPRRAAVSSYGLSGTNVHAIVEQAPEYPPAVTVEGGDATLAPADGPKLFTISASSAEALRQTAGRLADWVAAQADSGELTDLGYTLARRRGHRDVRTSVLAGSPEELIKAFREVADGDAPYQPAVAAGGRGPVWVFSGHGSQWAGMGASLLAAEPVFAATVAELEPLIARESGFSVTEAMSASEVVTGMDRVQPTVFAMQVALAATMKAYGVSPGAVIGHSMGEAAAAVVAGALSVEDGVKLICRRSRLMARIAGSGAMASVELPAAQVLSELAAQGVGDVVLSVVASPQSTVVGGATESIRNLVAGWEKRGLLAREVAVEVASHSPQVDPILDELADELADLSPMAPTVPYYSSTLYDPREEPMWDADYWADNLRYTVRFAAAVQAALEDGYRVFGELSPHPLLTLAVEQTARSLDMSTAVLASMRREQGMPSGLRGLVGDLHDSGAVVDFSALYPDGRLVEAPLPAWTHRTLMLAREGQDQLGHGGHSVAVHPLLGAHVLLPEDQERHVWQADIGTAGQPWLDDHRVHDVAALPGAAYCEMALTAAAGVLGDGAEVTDLAFHDLLLLDDQTVVSTTAAVLTDGVAEFGIETTRDGERVRRASARLQTGEGPVPQSRDITVLLATHADRTDGAQLRESFAAHGIQYGPAFAGLVSAGTGAGGSVLAEVALPPALRSQQSAYSVHPALLDACFQAVAVHPAISDDSNGALLLPLGVRRIRVHASTRQAHYCLAQVMKVGEALVEADLEILDEHGAVLVTIDGLRLGSRAGASRRDHTLNNRLLTVDWIQPSPPKAGDFGNRSVLVVDTTEAGNPVSGGLVAALTSQGVTASQMAWPTGAGDAAAQAALEAHLENENIGAVVVFAGGEPTVESGSAAVSQGADEVRRLVRIARLLPEASGAPRLYLLTRNAQSVLEGDVANLAQAGLRGLIRVIGVEHPHLHPTMVDLDGHADAGQLAAQVLAGSEEDETAWRDGAFYAARLNLSPLGSDDFRSTVVDHQRDGVRLQIRTPGDLQSLELAAVDRVEPGPGQIEVAVRASNLNFADVLVALGRYPSFEGRMPQLGADYAGEVVAVGPGVTEHEVGDLVAGISTNGAWATYITCDANLAVALPPSLTAGQAAAVPSAHATAWYSLHNLARISSRDKVLIHSATGGVGQAAIAIARAAGAEIFATAGSQHRRELLRGMGITHVYDSRSIDFADQIRRDTDGYGVDIVLNSLPGAAQRAGLELLSFGGRFVEIGKRDIYGDTRLGLFPFRRNLAFYAVDLALLTLTDPNTVRDLLTTIYQNIADGVLPAPETTHYPLTDGATAIRVMGAAEHTGKLVLDVPRSGQDPAVVPPSEVKTFRADGSYVVTGGLSGLGLFLAEKMAEAGCGRIVLNGRSAPGPAAQSVLRRIRSHGVEVEVERGDIADPATARRLVAAATATGLPLRGVLHAAAVVEDATLNSITDELIERDWAPKVRGAWNLHESTTDQPLDWFCSFSSAAALVGSPGQGAYASANSWLDAFAHWRKAQGLPATAIAWGAWSEIGQGQNLAQDEAMAIQPDDGAYAFDSLLRHDRTHTGYAPVAGAPWLASFAQTRPFAEAFRNLDKGRAGGSQFLAELRSMPTEEWAARLRRLISDSISLILRRSVDPDRPLSEYGLDSLGNLELRTRIETETGIRISPMGITTIRALAESLSETLAAEATASTPS; this is encoded by the coding sequence ATGGCATGCCGGCTACCCAACGGGATCGACTCGCCTGCCAAGTTGTGGGATGCATTGTTACGGGGCGACGACCTGGTCACCGAGGTTCCGCTCGACCGATGGGACGCCGAAGAGTTCTACGACCCTGAAGCCGGGGTTGCCGGCCGGTCGGTGTCGAAGTGGGGTGGATTTCTCGACGACATCGGTGGTTTTGACGCCGACTTCTTCGGGATCGGCGAGCGTGAGGCGATTGCGCTCGATCCCCAACAGCGTCTGTTGCTCGAGACCTCTTGGGAGGCCATTGAGCACGGCGGTATCGACCCGGCCACTCTCGCAGGATCGTTGACCGGCGTCTTCGTCGGCATGACGGGCGCCGACTACCAATTGGTGGCCGCGGACGCCCAGGCTCTGGACGGGCCGTACGGCTTCACCGGAAGCAATTTCAGCATGGCGTCCGGCCGCATCGCATACGCGCTCGGCGCGACCGGGCCGGCCTACACCGTGGATTCCGCCTGCTCGTCAGGACTGCTCGCCGTGCACAACGCCTGCCGCAGCCTCCACGACGGCGAGAGTGACCTCGCGCTGGCCGGTGGAGTCAACGTCGTTCTGGAGCCACGCAAGATGGCATCGGGTTCCGCGCAGGGGATGCTGTCCCCGACAGGTCGTTGCCACGCATTCGATGTGGACGCGGACGGCTTCGTTTCGGGCGAAGCCGTCGGCATGGTGCTGCTGAAGCGACTTCCCGATGCGCTGCGGGACGGTGACCGGGTTCTCGCGGTGATCCGTGGTACGGCAGCCAACCAGGACGGGCGCACCGTCAACATCGCCACGCCGTCCCGTGATGCGCAGGTGGCCGTGTACCAGGCGGCGCTGGCCGCAGGGGCCACTGATCCCGCCACGATCGGGATGGTCGAAGCACACGGGACCGGTACTCCGGTCGGTGATCCGATCGAGTACGCCGGACTGGCCCACGTCTACGGCACCGACGGCCCGTGCGCGCTCGGCTCGGCGAAGACCAACTTCGGCCACACTCAGTCGGCATCGGGCACCGTCAGCCTGATCAAGGCCGTGCTGGCCCTGCAGGAGGCGGTCGTTCCGCAGAGCCTGCATTTCAATCGGCTGCCCGACCAGATGGCCGAGATCGACACAAACCTGTTCGTGCCACAGGCGAATGTGCCGTGGCCGGCGCCTGCCGGGCATCCGCGACGAGCGGCTGTGTCGTCCTACGGCCTTTCCGGAACCAACGTCCACGCGATCGTCGAACAGGCACCGGAGTACCCGCCCGCCGTCACCGTCGAAGGCGGGGACGCGACACTTGCCCCGGCGGACGGCCCCAAGCTGTTCACCATCTCCGCGAGCTCGGCCGAGGCGCTCAGGCAGACCGCGGGTCGCCTGGCCGACTGGGTCGCCGCTCAGGCGGACTCCGGCGAACTCACCGATCTCGGCTATACGCTCGCGCGTCGCCGCGGACACCGCGACGTCCGGACCTCTGTGCTGGCCGGCAGCCCGGAAGAACTCATCAAGGCCTTTCGCGAGGTGGCCGACGGCGACGCCCCGTACCAGCCCGCGGTTGCTGCCGGTGGCCGTGGACCGGTCTGGGTGTTCTCCGGGCATGGATCGCAATGGGCCGGGATGGGCGCCTCCCTGCTGGCCGCCGAACCCGTCTTCGCGGCGACCGTGGCCGAACTCGAGCCGCTCATCGCCCGCGAGTCCGGGTTCTCGGTGACCGAGGCGATGTCGGCTTCCGAGGTCGTGACCGGGATGGACCGGGTCCAGCCGACGGTCTTCGCGATGCAGGTCGCGCTGGCTGCCACGATGAAGGCGTACGGGGTCAGCCCGGGCGCGGTGATCGGCCATTCGATGGGGGAGGCCGCCGCAGCCGTCGTCGCGGGTGCGCTGTCGGTCGAGGACGGCGTGAAGCTGATCTGCCGCCGGTCGCGTTTGATGGCGCGCATTGCCGGATCCGGTGCGATGGCTTCGGTGGAACTGCCTGCGGCGCAGGTGCTTTCCGAACTCGCGGCTCAGGGTGTCGGCGACGTCGTGCTGTCGGTGGTGGCCTCGCCGCAGTCGACGGTGGTCGGCGGCGCAACCGAGTCGATCCGAAACCTGGTGGCAGGCTGGGAGAAGCGCGGCCTGTTGGCCCGCGAGGTGGCGGTCGAGGTGGCCTCGCATTCACCCCAGGTCGACCCCATCCTCGATGAACTGGCCGACGAGTTGGCGGATCTGTCCCCGATGGCGCCGACGGTTCCGTACTACTCGTCCACCCTGTATGACCCGCGCGAAGAACCCATGTGGGACGCGGACTACTGGGCCGACAACCTGCGATACACCGTGCGGTTCGCCGCGGCGGTGCAGGCCGCCCTCGAAGACGGCTACCGGGTGTTCGGTGAACTGTCGCCGCATCCGCTGCTGACCCTTGCCGTCGAGCAGACGGCCCGCAGCCTGGACATGTCGACCGCGGTCCTGGCCAGCATGCGGCGCGAGCAGGGGATGCCTTCGGGCCTGCGCGGTCTCGTCGGCGACCTTCACGATTCGGGTGCGGTCGTGGACTTCTCGGCGCTGTATCCCGACGGCCGCCTGGTCGAGGCACCGCTGCCGGCGTGGACCCACCGCACCCTGATGCTCGCCCGGGAAGGGCAGGACCAGCTGGGCCACGGTGGCCACAGCGTCGCGGTGCATCCGCTGCTCGGCGCACACGTCCTGCTGCCCGAGGACCAGGAACGCCACGTCTGGCAGGCGGACATCGGCACCGCGGGGCAGCCATGGCTCGACGACCACCGGGTGCACGACGTGGCAGCCCTGCCCGGCGCGGCCTACTGCGAGATGGCGTTGACCGCCGCCGCAGGCGTTCTCGGTGACGGCGCGGAGGTGACCGACCTCGCGTTCCATGACCTGCTCCTGCTCGACGACCAGACGGTGGTGTCGACCACCGCGGCCGTCCTCACCGATGGCGTTGCCGAATTCGGGATCGAAACCACCCGTGACGGCGAACGGGTCCGCCGCGCGTCTGCGCGACTGCAGACCGGCGAGGGGCCGGTGCCGCAGAGTCGCGACATCACTGTGCTGCTGGCTACCCACGCCGACCGCACGGACGGTGCGCAACTGCGGGAATCGTTTGCCGCGCACGGTATCCAGTACGGTCCGGCATTCGCCGGCCTGGTCTCGGCGGGAACCGGGGCCGGAGGGTCTGTGCTCGCCGAAGTCGCACTGCCGCCGGCACTTCGCTCGCAGCAGTCCGCCTATTCCGTCCACCCGGCGCTCCTCGATGCGTGCTTCCAGGCGGTTGCCGTGCATCCCGCGATCAGTGACGACTCGAACGGGGCATTGCTGCTGCCGCTGGGAGTACGCAGGATTCGCGTGCACGCCTCCACCCGCCAGGCGCATTACTGCCTTGCGCAGGTCATGAAGGTCGGCGAGGCGTTGGTGGAAGCGGATCTGGAGATCCTCGACGAGCACGGAGCCGTTCTCGTCACGATCGACGGTCTGCGCCTCGGATCGCGCGCCGGAGCCTCCCGCCGCGATCACACGCTCAACAACCGCCTGCTGACCGTGGACTGGATCCAGCCGAGCCCGCCGAAGGCCGGTGACTTCGGCAACCGGTCGGTGTTGGTGGTGGATACGACCGAAGCGGGCAACCCGGTGTCGGGCGGCCTGGTGGCGGCACTGACATCGCAGGGTGTCACCGCCAGTCAGATGGCCTGGCCCACCGGCGCCGGCGATGCCGCTGCCCAAGCCGCGCTGGAAGCGCACCTCGAGAACGAGAACATCGGGGCCGTAGTGGTATTCGCTGGAGGGGAGCCGACCGTCGAGTCTGGCTCGGCCGCGGTGTCGCAAGGCGCCGACGAGGTTCGTCGGCTGGTGCGCATCGCCCGCCTGCTGCCCGAAGCCTCTGGTGCGCCCCGGCTCTATCTGCTGACTCGGAACGCGCAGTCCGTGCTCGAGGGTGACGTGGCCAACCTCGCCCAGGCTGGTCTGCGCGGCCTGATCCGGGTGATCGGGGTCGAGCACCCGCATCTGCATCCCACGATGGTCGATCTCGACGGCCACGCGGATGCCGGGCAGTTGGCCGCCCAGGTGCTGGCGGGATCCGAAGAGGACGAGACGGCTTGGCGGGACGGGGCTTTCTACGCGGCCCGCCTGAATCTCAGCCCGTTGGGCTCGGACGACTTCCGGTCCACCGTGGTGGACCACCAGCGCGACGGGGTCCGGCTACAGATCCGTACCCCCGGAGACCTGCAGTCGCTGGAACTGGCCGCCGTCGATCGAGTGGAGCCCGGACCCGGGCAGATCGAGGTCGCGGTACGCGCATCGAACCTCAACTTCGCCGATGTCCTTGTGGCACTGGGCCGGTACCCGAGTTTCGAGGGACGCATGCCGCAGCTCGGTGCCGACTACGCCGGCGAGGTCGTGGCGGTCGGACCTGGTGTGACCGAGCATGAGGTAGGCGACCTCGTGGCCGGTATCTCCACCAATGGCGCGTGGGCCACCTACATCACCTGCGACGCGAACCTCGCGGTCGCCCTGCCGCCGTCCTTGACCGCCGGACAGGCGGCCGCGGTGCCCAGTGCGCACGCCACCGCGTGGTACAGCCTGCACAACCTGGCCAGAATCTCGTCGCGTGACAAGGTGCTGATTCACTCCGCCACCGGTGGAGTCGGGCAGGCCGCCATTGCGATAGCCCGTGCGGCAGGCGCCGAGATCTTCGCCACCGCCGGAAGCCAACATCGGCGAGAGTTGCTGCGCGGCATGGGTATCACTCATGTGTATGACTCCCGCAGCATCGATTTCGCGGACCAGATCCGCCGCGACACCGATGGCTATGGCGTCGACATCGTGCTCAACTCACTGCCGGGCGCCGCGCAACGGGCCGGCTTGGAACTGCTGTCATTCGGCGGGCGCTTCGTCGAGATCGGCAAGCGCGACATCTACGGAGACACCCGGCTCGGCTTGTTCCCGTTCCGGCGCAATCTGGCCTTCTACGCGGTGGATCTGGCGTTGTTGACGCTCACCGATCCCAACACCGTGCGTGACCTGTTGACGACGATCTACCAGAACATCGCCGACGGTGTCCTGCCTGCGCCCGAAACCACGCACTACCCGCTGACCGACGGCGCCACGGCCATCCGCGTGATGGGGGCCGCCGAGCACACCGGAAAGCTGGTACTGGACGTGCCGCGCAGCGGTCAGGACCCCGCGGTGGTTCCCCCGTCGGAAGTCAAGACCTTCCGTGCCGACGGTTCGTACGTCGTCACCGGCGGTCTGAGCGGCCTCGGGCTGTTCCTGGCCGAGAAGATGGCCGAAGCAGGTTGCGGCCGCATCGTTCTCAACGGGCGATCGGCACCCGGGCCCGCCGCGCAGTCGGTGCTCCGGCGGATTCGGTCGCACGGTGTCGAGGTCGAGGTGGAGCGCGGCGATATCGCGGACCCGGCCACTGCCCGGCGGCTGGTGGCGGCGGCGACGGCAACCGGCCTGCCCCTGCGGGGCGTTCTGCACGCGGCCGCCGTGGTCGAGGACGCGACACTGAACTCGATCACCGATGAACTGATCGAGCGTGACTGGGCGCCGAAGGTCCGGGGTGCCTGGAATCTTCACGAATCGACGACGGATCAACCGCTGGACTGGTTCTGCTCGTTCTCCTCGGCGGCAGCCTTGGTCGGCTCGCCCGGCCAGGGGGCGTACGCGTCGGCCAACAGCTGGCTGGATGCCTTCGCCCACTGGCGCAAGGCCCAGGGGCTGCCTGCGACGGCGATCGCATGGGGAGCCTGGTCCGAGATCGGGCAGGGGCAGAACCTGGCGCAGGACGAGGCCATGGCGATCCAGCCTGACGACGGTGCCTACGCGTTCGACTCGCTGCTCCGCCACGATCGGACTCACACCGGCTATGCGCCGGTGGCGGGTGCGCCATGGTTGGCGTCGTTCGCGCAGACCCGGCCGTTCGCCGAAGCGTTCCGGAACCTCGACAAGGGGCGCGCGGGTGGCAGCCAGTTCCTCGCCGAATTGCGGTCGATGCCGACCGAAGAATGGGCTGCCCGGCTGCGCCGGCTCATCTCGGATTCGATCAGCCTGATTCTGCGGCGATCGGTCGATCCCGACCGCCCGTTGTCGGAGTACGGGCTGGATTCCCTCGGCAACCTCGAGCTGCGTACCCGGATCGAAACCGAGACCGGTATTCGGATCAGCCCGATGGGCATCACCACCATTCGGGCCCTTGCCGAGAGCTTGAGCGAAACGTTGGCCGCCGAAGCAACTGCTTCGACACCGTCATGA
- a CDS encoding AMP-binding protein: protein MIASSLTAVLRERASVQPNEPAFTYVDYDHSWDGVEETLTWAQMYRRVKNLAVVLREHASVGDRALILAPQSLEYIVAFLGAMEAGLIAVPLSTPMAGAHDERVGAVLRDAAPTVLLTTSAVAGDVAPYAQADAGGVAPVVIEVDALDLDARSGGRLKRETLPETAYLQYTSGSTRTPAGVMVSNRNLTANFEQMMGGFYSDYDRVPPADSTVVSWLPFYHDMGLLLGVCAPILGGWRTVVMSPLSFLARPARWLQQVGTHPHALTAAPNFAFDLAAARTSDEDLAGCDFGNVLSIMSGAERVHEVTVRRFADRFARFNLRPAVIRPSYGLAEATLYVATRSPGQPPLVAQFEPEKLSAGHAERCGNGTALISYGTPDSPLVRIVEPELRTECQAGTIGEIWVHGENVSAGYWNKPNETEQTFGGSIVDAPADVPTDKWLRTGDLGFVSDGELFIIGRMKDLLIIRGRNLYPDDIEASVQVITRGRVAAVAVPDDATETLVVVAEVKNKGDDADAVAEHHRTVKGEVASVVSTAHGVAVADVVLVSPGSIPITTSGKTRRSACVQKYREGSFSRVDAKVPVS from the coding sequence GTGATCGCATCTTCTCTGACTGCCGTGCTGCGGGAGCGCGCAAGTGTGCAGCCGAACGAACCTGCGTTTACCTACGTCGACTACGACCACAGCTGGGACGGCGTCGAGGAGACGCTGACCTGGGCGCAGATGTATCGCCGGGTGAAGAACCTCGCCGTGGTGCTGCGCGAGCATGCGTCGGTGGGGGACCGCGCCTTGATCCTGGCTCCGCAGAGCCTGGAGTACATCGTCGCGTTCCTGGGGGCGATGGAGGCGGGTCTGATCGCGGTCCCGCTGTCGACGCCGATGGCCGGGGCGCACGACGAGCGGGTGGGCGCGGTGCTGCGGGATGCGGCGCCGACCGTGCTTCTCACCACATCCGCGGTGGCCGGCGATGTCGCACCGTACGCGCAGGCCGACGCAGGCGGCGTCGCTCCCGTCGTGATCGAGGTGGACGCCCTCGACCTGGATGCGCGCAGCGGCGGACGCCTCAAGCGGGAGACCCTGCCCGAAACCGCCTATCTCCAGTACACGTCGGGTTCCACCCGCACCCCTGCCGGCGTCATGGTGTCGAACCGCAATCTGACGGCCAATTTCGAACAGATGATGGGCGGCTTCTACTCGGACTACGACCGCGTACCGCCCGCCGACAGCACCGTGGTGTCGTGGTTGCCCTTCTATCACGACATGGGGTTGCTGCTGGGGGTGTGCGCACCGATCCTCGGTGGCTGGCGGACCGTCGTGATGAGCCCGCTGTCGTTCCTGGCGCGGCCCGCACGGTGGCTGCAGCAGGTGGGTACCCACCCGCACGCGCTGACCGCGGCCCCCAATTTCGCCTTCGACCTGGCAGCCGCCCGCACCAGCGACGAGGACCTGGCCGGGTGCGATTTCGGCAACGTCCTGAGCATCATGAGCGGCGCCGAGCGGGTGCACGAGGTGACGGTGCGCCGTTTTGCGGATCGTTTCGCGCGCTTCAACCTTCGCCCGGCGGTGATCCGCCCCTCCTACGGTCTCGCCGAGGCGACGCTGTACGTGGCGACCAGATCGCCGGGGCAGCCTCCGCTGGTCGCGCAGTTCGAGCCGGAGAAACTGTCAGCCGGCCACGCCGAACGGTGCGGCAACGGAACGGCTTTGATCAGTTACGGCACACCGGATTCACCGTTGGTGCGCATCGTCGAACCCGAGCTTCGGACCGAGTGCCAGGCGGGCACGATCGGCGAGATCTGGGTGCACGGCGAGAACGTCTCCGCCGGATACTGGAACAAGCCCAACGAGACCGAGCAGACCTTCGGCGGCAGCATCGTCGACGCACCGGCCGATGTACCGACCGACAAGTGGTTGCGCACAGGGGATCTGGGCTTCGTGTCCGACGGTGAGCTGTTCATCATCGGCCGCATGAAGGATCTGCTGATCATCCGCGGACGCAACCTCTACCCCGACGACATCGAGGCTTCGGTGCAGGTGATCACTCGTGGTCGGGTGGCCGCGGTCGCCGTCCCGGACGATGCGACGGAAACGTTGGTGGTGGTCGCAGAGGTCAAGAACAAGGGCGACGATGCCGATGCCGTCGCCGAGCATCATCGGACCGTGAAAGGCGAAGTCGCCTCGGTGGTGTCAACGGCGCACGGGGTGGCAGTCGCCGATGTGGTGCTGGTTTCCCCGGGCTCGATTCCCATCACCACGAGCGGCAAGACCAGGCGTTCGGCATGTGTGCAGAAGTACCGCGAGGGCAGCTTCAGCCGCGTCGATGCGAAGGTTCCCGTCAGCTAG
- a CDS encoding condensation domain-containing protein, protein MVAFEAIHDWVDAPGTVVSWEPSAATLAKVAEAPISTVPVSYQQAQHLHAYRDHAANGRNMARLNIPSWNIAGQCDIRAMTHVINAYLRRHDTFHSRFEDDGAGGFVRRTLANARDIRFTPKNLAEMAAEDWRSHLLATPDPLQWDCFRFGIIQRSDHFTFYLSVDHVHADAMFMGALFVEIHMMYAALVGGGAPLQLPEAGSYHDYCIRQREYTTGLTVDSPEVRTWIEFAEHNSGSLPTFPLPLGDNAEACGGALLTVQLLDDDQTERFEAVCAAEGTRFSGGVFACAAMADHKITGAGMYHVITPTTTRRTPAEYMTTGWFTGLVPISVPVAGSSFGAIARAAQESFDSRIDLANVPFDLVLELGAAAGVRKPSSGVPMLSYLDAGLPPLSPAIIAEWNQLNGRVFADAGDAHQVGMWVNRLGRGTTVTVAYPNNAVARESALRYVEAMKAEYLEVVAGRVGTVSSSSLPALAALSSTVS, encoded by the coding sequence ATGGTCGCCTTCGAAGCAATCCACGACTGGGTCGATGCGCCGGGCACGGTTGTCTCGTGGGAGCCCTCGGCTGCGACGCTCGCCAAAGTCGCCGAGGCCCCGATCAGCACGGTGCCGGTCAGCTATCAGCAGGCGCAGCATCTGCACGCATACCGCGATCACGCCGCGAATGGGCGCAACATGGCGCGGTTGAACATCCCGTCGTGGAACATTGCGGGGCAGTGCGACATCCGCGCGATGACCCACGTCATCAACGCCTACCTGCGGCGGCACGACACGTTCCACAGCCGGTTCGAGGATGACGGCGCGGGCGGGTTCGTCCGCCGCACGTTGGCCAACGCCCGCGATATCAGGTTCACCCCGAAGAACCTCGCCGAGATGGCCGCGGAGGATTGGCGCTCGCATCTGCTCGCAACGCCGGATCCGCTGCAGTGGGACTGCTTTCGTTTCGGGATCATCCAGCGATCGGACCACTTCACGTTCTACCTGAGCGTCGACCACGTCCACGCGGACGCGATGTTCATGGGGGCCCTGTTCGTCGAGATCCACATGATGTACGCGGCTCTGGTCGGCGGTGGCGCGCCGTTGCAGCTACCGGAAGCGGGCAGCTATCACGACTACTGCATCCGTCAGCGGGAGTACACCACCGGACTCACGGTGGATTCGCCCGAGGTGCGGACGTGGATCGAGTTCGCCGAGCACAATTCCGGTAGCCTGCCGACGTTCCCGTTGCCACTCGGCGACAACGCGGAGGCCTGTGGCGGAGCGCTGCTGACGGTGCAATTGCTCGACGACGATCAGACCGAGCGATTCGAAGCCGTATGCGCCGCGGAGGGCACCCGGTTCAGCGGTGGCGTTTTCGCCTGCGCGGCAATGGCCGATCACAAGATCACCGGTGCGGGGATGTACCACGTGATCACACCCACGACCACCCGCAGAACGCCGGCCGAGTACATGACCACCGGATGGTTCACCGGACTGGTCCCGATCAGTGTGCCGGTGGCGGGATCGTCGTTCGGCGCGATCGCCCGGGCGGCGCAGGAATCATTCGACTCCCGTATCGATCTGGCGAATGTGCCGTTCGACCTCGTTTTGGAACTCGGTGCCGCGGCCGGTGTGCGAAAGCCGTCCTCCGGTGTTCCCATGCTGTCGTACCTTGATGCGGGGCTCCCGCCGCTGTCGCCCGCGATCATCGCGGAGTGGAATCAGCTCAACGGTCGCGTCTTCGCCGATGCCGGTGATGCGCACCAGGTCGGAATGTGGGTGAACCGGCTGGGCAGGGGAACCACCGTGACGGTCGCCTACCCCAACAACGCCGTCGCCCGGGAATCGGCGCTGCGGTACGTCGAGGCGATGAAGGCCGAGTACCTGGAAGTCGTGGCCGGACGTGTGGGCACCGTCTCGAGCAGCTCGCTGCCTGCGCTGGCAGCGCTGAGCTCGACGGTGAGTTGA
- a CDS encoding GAP family protein, with the protein MWITVLGLAIAVNFEPIRLGLITLALGRPRPALQLMAFLSGSFLMSVTAGLIVLFVVRPAMLGAPQFSTAKVQIAFGVVAVLAAAVLASKVPLGQFSRTPDAAGEPRLPGQTRTVAFVTSKVKNLVGGSSPWFSGAMGLAIALPSIDYLALLVLIATSGATPSLQLGLLITFVAVANTVVAIPIASFLVAPAATRARLEAMRAWVHTRTRRDVALILTLAGTALVALGAAGL; encoded by the coding sequence GTGTGGATCACCGTCCTTGGCCTTGCCATCGCGGTGAACTTCGAGCCGATCCGGCTCGGTCTGATCACTCTGGCGCTCGGCAGGCCGAGGCCTGCGCTGCAGCTGATGGCATTCCTGTCCGGCAGCTTTCTCATGAGCGTCACGGCGGGGCTGATCGTGTTGTTCGTGGTGCGTCCCGCGATGCTGGGGGCTCCGCAGTTCAGCACCGCGAAGGTTCAGATCGCGTTCGGTGTGGTCGCGGTGCTCGCGGCGGCCGTGTTGGCGAGCAAGGTGCCGCTCGGCCAGTTCTCCCGCACTCCCGATGCCGCGGGCGAGCCTCGACTTCCGGGCCAGACTCGGACTGTCGCGTTTGTGACCTCCAAGGTCAAGAACCTGGTAGGTGGCAGCTCACCCTGGTTCTCGGGAGCGATGGGTTTGGCAATCGCCCTGCCCTCCATCGACTATCTGGCCCTGCTGGTCCTGATCGCCACGTCCGGAGCCACACCGTCGCTCCAGCTGGGCCTGCTCATCACCTTCGTCGCGGTCGCCAATACTGTCGTGGCCATTCCCATCGCCAGTTTCCTGGTGGCGCCCGCCGCGACCCGTGCCCGGTTGGAGGCCATGCGAGCCTGGGTCCACACCCGCACCCGGCGGGACGTCGCGTTGATCCTGACGCTGGCCGGAACGGCGCTTGTCGCACTTGGTGCGGCGGGGCTGTGA